One stretch of Dissulfurimicrobium hydrothermale DNA includes these proteins:
- a CDS encoding rod shape-determining protein MreD: MNIFLTLATGYILILTETVVWPSLFTGIIRPDGLFALVVWCGIEIPPSRGLIAMFGLGLTAEAFTIMSKGLYLISFTIGYIIIRYILKHIIAPHLWERGVLVAFISAICLTVLLTGSGNAGLFWPWGILQSILNGVLSPAYFFLFEKISALNHLAPTRKTKDQQQ, translated from the coding sequence TTGAACATATTTTTGACACTGGCGACCGGTTATATCCTTATCCTGACGGAAACTGTTGTCTGGCCTTCCTTATTTACAGGCATAATACGCCCTGACGGGCTCTTTGCCCTTGTGGTCTGGTGCGGGATCGAAATCCCACCATCAAGAGGCCTTATCGCAATGTTTGGTCTCGGCCTTACAGCCGAAGCCTTTACAATAATGTCAAAAGGCCTCTATTTGATCTCTTTCACCATAGGGTATATAATAATTCGCTATATCTTGAAACATATAATCGCTCCGCATCTCTGGGAACGGGGGGTGCTTGTGGCATTCATAAGCGCCATATGCCTGACCGTGTTATTGACGGGCAGCGGCAATGCAGGCCTCTTTTGGCCCTGGGGGATCCTGCAGTCCATATTAAACGGCGTCTTAAGCCCTGCATACTTCTTTCTTTTTGAGAAGATATCCGCGCTTAATCACCTTGCCCCGACGAGGAAAACGAAAGACCAACAACAATGA
- the mreC gene encoding rod shape-determining protein MreC, with protein sequence MSRLQKKKKQRHPSLSAPFVLAAFIFLISAGLWLGVFGILQPIKQTFLDISGSAQKWLEIPFAWTKDIWSSYIALRDIKTENESLKHEIERLQREIASYKEAVMANARYKRLLDIKNQEKIPVVAASVIGEDLAPWVWSLTIDKGIRDGVGPEMPVLADDGIIGQVVESSDRFSKVLLIADQNSAVAAIDQRSRTPGILKGNGDGLCRLAYVGKEEDVAVGDEVITSGTDQIFPKGLPLGKIIAVDKGSGSDLFQTVTVKPAAGLKKAEDVLVQIRGKPLVEGLH encoded by the coding sequence GTGTCCCGCCTCCAAAAGAAAAAGAAACAAAGACACCCTTCATTGTCAGCCCCTTTTGTACTGGCAGCCTTTATATTCCTCATATCGGCAGGCCTCTGGCTGGGCGTATTCGGCATATTGCAACCTATCAAACAGACATTTCTCGACATCTCAGGATCGGCCCAAAAATGGCTCGAGATCCCCTTCGCCTGGACGAAAGATATCTGGAGCTCATATATAGCCCTCCGAGATATAAAAACCGAAAACGAATCCCTCAAGCATGAGATAGAAAGGCTTCAGCGGGAGATAGCCAGCTATAAAGAGGCAGTCATGGCAAATGCAAGGTATAAAAGGCTCTTGGACATAAAAAACCAAGAAAAGATCCCAGTCGTAGCAGCATCCGTAATCGGCGAGGATCTTGCACCATGGGTGTGGTCGCTGACCATCGACAAGGGGATCAGGGACGGCGTAGGCCCTGAGATGCCGGTCTTGGCCGACGATGGCATAATAGGCCAGGTGGTCGAATCATCGGACCGATTCAGTAAGGTGTTGTTGATCGCCGACCAGAACAGTGCAGTAGCGGCCATAGATCAGCGAAGCCGCACACCAGGGATCTTAAAAGGCAATGGGGACGGCCTATGCAGGCTTGCCTATGTTGGGAAGGAGGAAGATGTAGCGGTTGGAGACGAGGTCATAACCTCAGGTACCGACCAAATATTCCCCAAGGGACTCCCCCTCGGAAAGATAATTGCCGTTGATAAGGGATCTGGCTCCGATCTCTTTCAAACCGTGACCGTCAAACCGGCAGCCGGGCTAAAGAAGGCCGAAGATGTGCTGGTGCAGATCAGAGGGAAGCCGCTGGTGGAGGGTCTTCATTGA
- a CDS encoding rod shape-determining protein, with protein MILGPLLGWLSKDLAIDLGTANTIVYVKGKGIILREPSVVAVKREMGGINKVLAVGKEAKMMLGKTPYNIEAIRPMKDGVIADFEVTEAMLRYFIRKIHNRRTLVRPRIIISVPSGITQVEKRAVKESAESAGAREVYLIEEPMAAAIGAGLPITEPTANMVIDIGGGTTEVAVISLSGIVYSKSVRVAGDKMDDAILQHIKRRYNLLIGEYTAEYIKMEIADVMPEPPYKEMEIKGRDLISGIPKTIKINSQEVRAAIAEQIDNIVEAVKDALEQTPPELAADIVERGIVLTGGGALLRNLDKLLEKETGLPIIVSEDPLSSVALGSGKALDNIEILKEIMIY; from the coding sequence ATGATTCTGGGTCCCCTTCTAGGCTGGCTTTCAAAAGACCTCGCAATTGATCTAGGCACCGCCAACACCATCGTCTATGTAAAAGGAAAGGGTATAATCCTCCGGGAGCCCTCAGTTGTAGCGGTAAAAAGAGAAATGGGTGGAATAAACAAGGTCCTGGCCGTAGGCAAAGAGGCCAAGATGATGCTCGGCAAGACCCCGTACAACATCGAGGCCATCCGCCCCATGAAAGACGGTGTGATAGCCGACTTTGAGGTCACCGAGGCCATGCTTCGATATTTCATCCGCAAGATCCATAACAGACGCACCCTTGTTAGGCCGCGCATCATAATAAGCGTCCCTTCAGGGATCACACAGGTTGAAAAACGCGCCGTAAAGGAATCGGCTGAGTCGGCCGGGGCGCGAGAGGTCTATCTAATCGAAGAACCTATGGCCGCGGCGATAGGCGCCGGCCTTCCGATAACGGAACCCACGGCCAACATGGTGATAGATATAGGTGGTGGCACCACCGAAGTAGCGGTAATCTCCCTTTCCGGGATCGTCTATAGCAAATCGGTCCGTGTGGCAGGAGATAAGATGGACGATGCCATCCTGCAACACATAAAGAGGCGCTATAATCTATTAATAGGTGAATATACCGCTGAATACATTAAGATGGAAATAGCCGATGTAATGCCGGAACCGCCATACAAAGAGATGGAGATAAAGGGCAGAGATCTCATATCCGGCATCCCTAAAACCATAAAGATAAACTCCCAGGAGGTGCGCGCGGCCATCGCTGAACAGATCGACAACATCGTCGAGGCCGTAAAAGATGCATTGGAACAGACTCCGCCCGAGCTTGCAGCTGACATAGTAGAAAGAGGCATAGTATTGACAGGCGGAGGTGCCCTCCTGAGGAATCTCGACAAACTGCTTGAGAAGGAGACGGGCCTTCCGATAATCGTTTCCGAAGACCCGCTTTCATCAGTCGCGCTAGGTTCAGGCAAGGCATTGGATAACATCGAAATTCTAAAGGAGATTATGATATATTGA
- the mdh gene encoding malate dehydrogenase: MKGIKKKLTIIGAGAVGTAAAQWAVSRHAADEIVIVDVVEGLPQGKALDLAQSAALCGFNGKVTGSNDYEETGNSDVIIITAGLARRPGMSREDLLSKNVGIIKAVVTEAAGRSPGACIVVVTNPIDAMVYVTFKVSGFPRERVVGMAGVLDTARYRFFIAQALGVSPQDVSAVVMGIHGDHMLPLVRLATVGGVPLEVLLPRDEIDRIIHRTRHGGAEIVGHLKTGSAFATPGLAAVEMAESILKDQHRVLPCAVYLEGEFGINGVFLGAPVVLGAGGVERILEFPLTPEEHGALQESISAVKRQVASTGL; this comes from the coding sequence ATGAAAGGCATCAAGAAAAAATTGACCATCATAGGTGCTGGCGCGGTCGGTACGGCAGCCGCTCAATGGGCTGTGAGTCGGCATGCAGCCGATGAGATTGTAATTGTTGATGTGGTGGAAGGGCTGCCGCAGGGCAAGGCCCTTGACCTTGCACAATCAGCCGCGCTTTGTGGGTTCAACGGCAAGGTGACAGGGTCGAATGACTATGAAGAGACCGGGAACTCTGACGTGATAATCATAACCGCTGGTCTTGCCCGAAGACCTGGCATGAGCCGTGAAGACCTGCTTTCCAAAAATGTGGGGATAATAAAGGCTGTCGTTACCGAGGCCGCTGGCCGGTCTCCAGGGGCGTGTATAGTGGTGGTAACGAATCCCATAGACGCCATGGTCTATGTCACATTCAAGGTGTCAGGATTCCCGCGTGAGCGGGTGGTCGGCATGGCCGGTGTACTCGATACTGCCAGATACCGGTTTTTTATAGCCCAGGCCCTTGGGGTTTCGCCACAGGATGTGAGCGCCGTCGTAATGGGGATCCACGGGGATCATATGCTTCCGCTCGTGAGGCTTGCAACTGTTGGAGGCGTGCCGCTCGAGGTGCTTCTTCCAAGAGACGAGATCGACAGGATCATCCACAGGACCAGGCATGGAGGTGCAGAGATCGTGGGTCATTTGAAGACTGGAAGTGCCTTTGCAACACCCGGGCTTGCCGCTGTTGAGATGGCCGAATCCATACTCAAAGACCAGCACAGGGTGCTGCCGTGTGCCGTATATCTTGAGGGAGAGTTTGGGATAAACGGTGTGTTTCTGGGGGCGCCGGTCGTTCTCGGGGCCGGGGGCGTAGAGCGCATATTGGAGTTTCCACTTACCCCTGAGGAACATGGTGCACTGCAGGAGTCCATTTCCGCGGTCAAGAGACAGGTGGCGTCAACCGGTCTTTGA
- the mltA gene encoding murein transglycosylase A produces MVFSRKTVLALLVLICFLPPSCSYPPRVRQSVSAPYVVRVSPLDIPVFIDTGDRESLRDAAEKDISALSRFDPDQSFLLGGMVVKALRLKATVQVFLHLLDEGLSRQAFQEELARRFDFYKIERTIEAVDKDPLLITGYFQPELSASLTPNDRFTYPLYGVPADLVRVDIRQFNPALPAVTIWGRVSGQRLVPYYPRKEIDSGRWPANAPVLAWLASPVDGLMLHIQGSGILRFEDGSRRFIHYAASNGLPYESVGGWLIGQGLIKRDQADWSHIRAWVEANPDRLEDALASNPRYIFFKWGKDGPVGSLGEVLTPLRSVALDPSVYPPGALCFLEFDARQALGSCVDRDFKGFVFNQDTGAAIKGPYRLDLYCGTGGRAGEVAGRLKAKGALYLMLLKTQE; encoded by the coding sequence ATGGTGTTTTCAAGAAAGACCGTCTTGGCCTTGTTGGTCTTGATCTGTTTCCTGCCTCCTTCATGCAGCTATCCGCCTCGGGTGAGGCAATCTGTCTCGGCACCTTATGTGGTTCGTGTCAGCCCGCTGGACATCCCGGTTTTTATAGACACCGGTGATAGGGAGTCGCTTAGGGATGCGGCGGAAAAGGATATCTCGGCCCTTTCTAGGTTTGATCCGGATCAATCCTTTTTATTAGGTGGCATGGTCGTCAAGGCCTTACGGCTCAAGGCGACCGTGCAGGTCTTTCTGCACCTTCTCGATGAAGGTCTTTCCCGACAGGCCTTCCAGGAGGAGCTTGCAAGGCGATTTGATTTCTATAAGATCGAGCGCACCATAGAAGCGGTCGACAAGGACCCCCTGCTTATTACAGGATACTTTCAGCCTGAGCTTTCGGCATCGCTTACGCCTAACGACCGGTTTACATATCCATTATACGGCGTCCCTGCCGATCTTGTAAGGGTGGATATCAGGCAGTTCAACCCAGCTCTCCCTGCCGTAACGATCTGGGGACGCGTATCGGGACAGAGGCTGGTCCCTTATTATCCGAGGAAAGAGATAGACTCTGGCAGATGGCCTGCAAATGCCCCGGTCCTGGCCTGGCTGGCCTCACCTGTGGATGGCCTTATGCTCCATATCCAGGGGTCAGGGATATTGAGGTTCGAAGACGGCAGCAGGCGGTTCATCCACTATGCCGCAAGCAACGGGCTGCCTTACGAGAGTGTTGGAGGATGGTTGATAGGGCAGGGTCTGATCAAGAGAGATCAGGCTGATTGGTCGCATATCCGTGCCTGGGTTGAGGCGAATCCTGATCGCCTCGAAGACGCCCTTGCAAGCAATCCGAGATATATCTTTTTCAAATGGGGCAAGGACGGTCCGGTAGGCAGTCTCGGCGAGGTGCTCACGCCCCTGAGATCGGTTGCGCTCGACCCTTCTGTTTATCCGCCGGGGGCCCTTTGTTTTCTTGAGTTTGACGCTAGACAGGCCTTGGGGTCTTGCGTGGACAGAGATTTTAAAGGTTTTGTCTTTAATCAGGATACAGGCGCCGCCATCAAGGGGCCGTACAGACTTGATCTGTATTGCGGGACCGGAGGGCGGGCCGGGGAAGTCGCCGGAAGGCTTAAGGCGAAGGGGGCGCTCTATCTCATGTTGCTCAAGACGCAGGAATAA
- a CDS encoding ATP-binding cassette domain-containing protein, with translation MPHEIVDPRIRLAPVVEIKGLAKSFGQRVAVQHIDLVIYPGECLGLLGPNGAGKTTTISMMLGLVSPAAGRIMVFGEPVEARLAEIKRRIGVAPQMDNLDPDLSVMENLLTYASYFGIRRSKARDVARSLLEFFAMGNRSDDIIEHLSGGLRRRLLIARALINSPELLILDEPTIGLDPQARHLIWERLEGLRVKGTTMLLTSHYMEEVSRLATRVMVMNNGRVVADGDPEEMVQKMVGMDVFEVSGDAGELAQIEVMLRSCRAEYERKAERLYIFTKAPCPELEAMALRHRHVTRRPANLEDLFLKLTGSALKED, from the coding sequence ATGCCGCATGAAATTGTCGATCCGCGCATTCGACTAGCCCCTGTTGTGGAAATAAAAGGGCTTGCCAAGTCCTTCGGTCAGAGGGTTGCGGTGCAGCATATCGACCTCGTCATATATCCGGGTGAATGTCTCGGCCTGCTCGGCCCCAACGGAGCGGGCAAGACCACCACAATCTCCATGATGCTGGGCCTTGTGAGTCCGGCGGCAGGCCGTATAATGGTTTTCGGTGAGCCTGTAGAGGCCCGTCTTGCAGAAATAAAGAGGCGCATAGGGGTCGCTCCCCAGATGGACAATCTTGACCCTGATTTGAGTGTGATGGAAAATCTTCTGACCTATGCCTCCTATTTCGGCATCAGGCGCAGCAAGGCGAGGGATGTCGCCAGAAGCCTTCTCGAGTTCTTCGCCATGGGGAATAGGTCGGATGATATAATAGAGCACCTGTCTGGCGGGCTTAGGAGAAGACTTCTTATTGCAAGGGCGCTTATAAACTCACCTGAGCTTTTGATCCTTGATGAACCGACGATAGGCCTTGATCCGCAGGCAAGACATCTTATCTGGGAGCGTCTTGAGGGCCTGAGGGTCAAAGGAACGACCATGCTTCTTACCAGCCACTATATGGAGGAGGTCTCCCGTCTTGCAACAAGAGTGATGGTCATGAACAACGGCAGGGTCGTTGCGGACGGAGATCCCGAAGAAATGGTGCAGAAGATGGTCGGCATGGATGTCTTTGAGGTAAGCGGGGATGCCGGAGAGTTGGCGCAAATCGAGGTGATGCTCCGTTCATGTCGTGCTGAATATGAGCGGAAGGCCGAACGCCTTTATATCTTTACGAAGGCCCCGTGTCCTGAACTCGAGGCCATGGCTCTCAGGCATCGTCATGTCACGAGGCGTCCCGCAAACCTTGAAGACCTTTTTCTTAAGCTTACGGGTAGCGCCCTCAAAGAGGATTGA
- a CDS encoding ABC transporter permease — MMCLLFSKIWLRNARVWMRHIRASLIGNLGQPFMFLLAMGYGLGREIPAIHGLSYLQFIAPGLVTTAVMYSAAFEATYGSYTRLTTQHTFEAILMTPVSVSDLAVGEVIWGATKGLVSGIIMLISLPLFGVWPSPLVLALIPILFLEGVFFSALGLITTAVADNYEFFNYFTSLLITPLFLFSGVFFPIDSLNPVAKAVLLALPLTHTVTLARRFCYGDLSGGWALNLSVIAAAALTAAWISIMLLRRRLIR; from the coding sequence ATGATGTGCCTCCTTTTTTCAAAGATATGGTTGAGAAACGCCAGGGTCTGGATGAGGCATATCAGGGCGAGCCTCATAGGGAACCTCGGCCAACCCTTCATGTTCCTGCTCGCCATGGGCTATGGCCTCGGGAGGGAGATACCGGCCATACATGGCCTGAGTTATCTCCAATTCATCGCCCCTGGGCTTGTGACTACGGCGGTCATGTATAGTGCGGCCTTTGAAGCGACTTATGGGTCCTATACTAGGCTCACAACCCAGCATACTTTTGAGGCCATCCTTATGACGCCTGTGAGCGTAAGCGATCTTGCGGTGGGCGAGGTTATCTGGGGGGCCACAAAAGGGCTCGTCTCAGGCATTATTATGCTCATTTCGCTGCCACTTTTCGGCGTCTGGCCCTCTCCGTTGGTGTTGGCCCTTATCCCGATTCTGTTTCTTGAAGGCGTATTCTTCTCCGCCCTTGGGCTCATCACCACCGCCGTGGCTGATAATTATGAATTTTTCAATTACTTCACATCACTTTTGATCACCCCGCTTTTTCTCTTTTCAGGGGTGTTCTTTCCCATTGATTCCTTGAATCCTGTAGCAAAGGCGGTTTTATTGGCTTTGCCGCTTACACATACTGTAACGTTGGCAAGGCGGTTTTGTTATGGTGATCTAAGCGGCGGCTGGGCATTAAACCTGTCCGTGATTGCGGCAGCCGCCCTGACGGCCGCCTGGATATCGATTATGCTCCTGAGGCGCAGGCTTATAAGATGA
- the tsaE gene encoding tRNA (adenosine(37)-N6)-threonylcarbamoyltransferase complex ATPase subunit type 1 TsaE, whose protein sequence is MIYLRSSSLKETRLLGRCLAKLLFPGDVVLLSGDLGAGKTTLVKAVCSGLGMDERQVTSPTFAIIHEYRAAMPPVCHADLYRLGPDVDAGKIGLLEYLGGEWVVMIEWGEFLDDAARGNVLKIDMRWRNETARDVAIDGFGTGWLERLSTLDACLKETNVMDALETREKG, encoded by the coding sequence ATGATATATTTGAGATCAAGTTCCCTGAAAGAGACAAGGCTGCTTGGGCGCTGCCTGGCTAAACTGCTTTTTCCGGGCGATGTCGTTCTTCTTTCGGGGGATCTCGGCGCAGGCAAGACTACCCTTGTCAAGGCTGTCTGTTCGGGGCTTGGCATGGATGAACGTCAAGTCACCAGCCCTACATTCGCCATAATACACGAATACCGCGCTGCCATGCCGCCAGTTTGCCATGCCGATCTTTACCGACTTGGGCCGGACGTGGATGCCGGGAAGATAGGTCTTTTGGAATATTTGGGCGGGGAATGGGTGGTGATGATAGAATGGGGCGAATTTTTGGATGATGCGGCCAGAGGAAATGTGCTCAAGATAGACATGAGGTGGCGCAATGAAACGGCGCGGGATGTGGCGATCGATGGGTTTGGCACTGGCTGGCTGGAGAGGCTCTCAACCCTTGATGCATGTCTGAAAGAGACCAATGTAATGGATGCCTTGGAGACTAGAGAGAAAGGATAA
- a CDS encoding bifunctional aminoglycoside phosphotransferase/ATP-binding protein has protein sequence MTKEPVWLGAMLDPTTYPHPVDEVRLVQTHISWVFLAGERVYKVKKPVDFGFLDFTTIEKRHHFCLEELRLNRRLAPQIYLDVWPITSENGSIHLNGPGLPVEWAVVMARMPESGMMPHLIEEDALEKEDVDEIAERLAPFYLQAEGGEYVRHFGGIETIIQNTEENFEQTMPFVGDIIDKDAYEHITRYTRLFINKGLYIFKKRVDGGWIREGHGDLYSTNICFDKQKNEIYIFDCIEFNERFRCGDVASDAAFLAMDLDYHGLPHLGNRFARVFSEEMGDKDLFSVLDFYKCYRAYVRGKIGCFTWASKGVDETARERARLEAEHYFKLALRYAGGLARPILYIFFGPPGSGKSTVSTAWARALDIPVYNSDRVRKEVVLKIPATEKRIEPVGEGIYDQRTTERTYRALARLGAMHLMQGGSVVLDATYKDEKERRRIFEVAKEAGADVKFILCTCPEDEIRRRLFERAGDKGQVSDGRWEIYLAQRGLFMPEALKDVDAYELNTIRPVDAAVAELYDRLK, from the coding sequence ATGACAAAGGAACCTGTTTGGCTTGGGGCTATGCTTGATCCGACGACCTATCCGCACCCAGTGGATGAGGTGAGGCTCGTCCAGACCCATATTTCATGGGTTTTTTTGGCCGGAGAAAGGGTTTATAAGGTCAAAAAACCAGTGGATTTCGGTTTTTTGGACTTCACGACGATTGAAAAACGGCATCATTTCTGCCTTGAAGAACTTCGGCTGAACCGGCGTCTTGCCCCTCAAATCTATCTCGACGTCTGGCCGATCACATCTGAAAATGGGTCGATTCATCTGAACGGTCCAGGTCTTCCTGTGGAATGGGCGGTTGTCATGGCCCGTATGCCGGAATCGGGTATGATGCCCCACCTGATCGAGGAAGATGCCCTTGAGAAAGAAGATGTGGACGAGATAGCCGAAAGGCTTGCGCCGTTTTATCTCCAGGCAGAAGGGGGCGAATATGTCAGACACTTCGGCGGCATCGAGACTATAATCCAAAATACGGAGGAGAATTTTGAACAGACGATGCCTTTTGTGGGAGATATCATAGACAAGGACGCCTATGAACATATTACTAGATACACAAGATTGTTTATAAACAAAGGGTTGTATATCTTTAAAAAAAGGGTGGACGGCGGTTGGATCAGGGAGGGACATGGGGACCTTTATTCGACCAATATCTGTTTTGATAAGCAAAAAAACGAAATCTATATCTTCGACTGTATTGAATTCAATGAGCGCTTCAGGTGCGGCGATGTGGCATCAGACGCCGCATTTTTGGCCATGGACTTGGATTATCACGGCCTTCCACATCTTGGGAACCGCTTTGCCCGGGTCTTTTCAGAAGAGATGGGCGACAAGGATCTTTTCAGCGTGCTTGACTTCTATAAGTGTTACCGCGCCTATGTTAGGGGTAAAATTGGTTGTTTTACATGGGCCTCTAAAGGGGTGGACGAGACGGCTAGGGAAAGGGCCAGGCTGGAGGCCGAGCACTATTTTAAGCTTGCCTTGAGGTACGCCGGCGGCTTGGCAAGGCCCATTTTATATATCTTTTTCGGACCGCCGGGCAGTGGTAAAAGTACGGTCTCAACGGCCTGGGCCAGGGCGTTGGATATCCCCGTCTATAATTCCGACAGAGTGAGAAAAGAGGTGGTTTTGAAGATACCCGCCACTGAAAAGCGTATCGAGCCTGTGGGTGAAGGAATCTACGACCAGCGGACGACCGAAAGGACCTACAGGGCACTGGCTAGGCTTGGAGCAATGCATCTTATGCAGGGCGGATCCGTAGTGCTTGACGCAACTTACAAAGACGAAAAGGAGCGCCGCCGCATCTTTGAGGTCGCCAAAGAGGCTGGTGCGGATGTCAAATTTATACTCTGCACATGTCCTGAGGACGAGATAAGGCGCAGGCTCTTTGAGAGGGCAGGAGACAAAGGACAGGTATCAGATGGCAGGTGGGAGATATATCTCGCACAGAGGGGTTTGTTTATGCCAGAAGCCCTTAAAGACGTGGACGCCTATGAGTTGAATACCATAAGGCCTGTCGATGCAGCGGTTGCCGAACTTTACGACAGATTGAAGTGA
- the nth gene encoding endonuclease III — translation MVEKERIKKVINILNSVYPRAGIALKYKDPFELLVAVILSAQCTDVRVNEVTPHLFARFPNPKAMAEAPVEDIEKIIRPTGFFRNKARNIKEAARLIVEEYNGHIPDTMEGITRLPGVARKSANIILYNVYGVIAGIAVDTHVKRLAMRLGLTREKDPIKIERDLMRIIPKDQWGVISYVLIEHGRNICNARKPLCAKCPVKELCPSAVVRP, via the coding sequence ATGGTCGAAAAAGAAAGGATTAAAAAGGTCATAAACATCCTTAACAGCGTCTATCCAAGGGCCGGAATAGCACTTAAATACAAAGATCCTTTTGAGCTCCTTGTGGCAGTTATCCTCTCAGCCCAGTGTACCGATGTAAGGGTCAACGAGGTCACGCCCCATCTGTTCGCCCGCTTTCCCAATCCAAAGGCCATGGCCGAGGCGCCGGTCGAGGATATAGAAAAAATCATAAGGCCGACCGGTTTCTTCAGAAACAAGGCAAGGAATATAAAAGAAGCGGCACGGCTCATTGTGGAGGAATACAACGGCCACATCCCAGATACTATGGAAGGGATTACGAGGCTTCCTGGCGTGGCCCGCAAGAGCGCAAATATCATACTTTATAACGTCTACGGAGTCATAGCGGGCATAGCGGTGGATACCCACGTAAAACGTCTTGCAATGAGGCTAGGTCTTACAAGGGAAAAGGACCCGATCAAGATAGAACGAGACCTAATGCGGATCATACCCAAAGACCAATGGGGCGTGATCTCATATGTACTGATCGAACACGGCAGAAACATATGCAACGCAAGAAAACCGTTGTGCGCCAAATGCCCTGTAAAGGAACTCTGTCCATCAGCCGTGGTCAGACCTTGA
- a CDS encoding LptF/LptG family permease, with translation MGIFSRYLLRHFFNMFVLIMPGLTGTYLLVEIAERLNNIIEAGVPFKTGALYFLLITPKTIFELAPVAAMMSGLLAVMLLARRNEIIAMRSIGISVLKIIRCFLFFAAVVSFAMLVAQTIFIPKMTRSADVLWQTKVKKEPLKGMLKENRLFYRSGRTIWTAELLDSNAKTLKDVYIINFDDKYGLVRLIGAEKARYSKGIWTFSNGFIKTRTQGRSDGNISVQIFSSKEMKFEEGPEEFTAIQTPPSKVDILSLFKNILRLKASGYPADEQETAFWAQILYPFLGVTLLWLGMTILFRQGKGSMAVGLGLGLTLSFAALVSWDFFITLAKTSVMPPLLAALMTHIVFAGAGYVVFKKSYV, from the coding sequence ATGGGCATATTCAGCCGCTATCTGCTACGTCACTTTTTTAACATGTTTGTTTTGATCATGCCGGGCCTTACCGGCACCTATCTTCTAGTTGAAATAGCAGAACGGCTCAACAATATTATTGAAGCCGGCGTACCCTTCAAAACGGGCGCCCTGTATTTTCTGCTCATCACGCCCAAAACGATCTTCGAACTCGCCCCGGTCGCAGCAATGATGTCTGGCCTTCTCGCTGTGATGCTCCTTGCAAGACGCAACGAAATAATCGCCATGAGATCCATCGGGATCAGCGTCTTGAAGATAATCCGCTGTTTTTTATTCTTTGCCGCTGTTGTCTCATTTGCAATGTTGGTGGCCCAAACTATATTCATCCCGAAAATGACGCGCAGCGCCGACGTACTGTGGCAAACGAAGGTAAAAAAAGAACCCCTGAAAGGGATGCTTAAGGAAAACAGGTTATTTTACCGCAGTGGAAGGACCATCTGGACAGCGGAGCTGCTGGATTCAAATGCCAAGACACTCAAGGATGTCTACATAATCAATTTTGACGACAAATATGGCCTCGTCCGACTCATCGGCGCCGAAAAGGCAAGGTATTCCAAAGGGATATGGACCTTTTCCAACGGATTCATAAAGACAAGGACTCAAGGACGGTCTGATGGTAACATCTCCGTACAGATTTTCAGCTCAAAAGAGATGAAGTTTGAAGAAGGACCAGAGGAATTTACGGCCATCCAAACACCTCCATCAAAGGTGGATATACTCTCCCTTTTTAAAAACATCCTGAGACTTAAGGCCTCAGGCTATCCTGCAGACGAACAGGAGACGGCGTTTTGGGCCCAGATTCTCTATCCATTTTTGGGTGTCACCCTTCTCTGGTTGGGGATGACGATCCTCTTCAGACAGGGGAAAGGCTCGATGGCCGTTGGGCTTGGTCTGGGACTGACACTCAGCTTTGCCGCCTTGGTCTCCTGGGACTTTTTTATAACCCTAGCGAAGACATCCGTCATGCCGCCACTACTTGCCGCGCTTATGACGCACATTGTATTTGCAGGAGCAGGGTATGTAGTGTTCAAAAAATCGTATGTATAA